A stretch of the Cuculus canorus isolate bCucCan1 chromosome 15, bCucCan1.pri, whole genome shotgun sequence genome encodes the following:
- the NPTX2 gene encoding neuronal pentraxin-2 — MVPASPSPPSSAPRSPAGMLAVVAGLLLAVAGRVSAAEQESPPGSRFVCTSLPLDAGCPPPPLPVQGGALPPEEELKAAVLQLRETVLQQKETIGSQREAIRELTGKLSRCESADGKSWKKELGKGKDTMGDLPRDPAQVIDQLSRTMQTLKDRLESLEHQLRANVSYAALPNDLREILQRRLGDLERQLLSKVAELEDEKSLLHNETSAHRQKTETALNALLERVSELEKGNSAFKSPDEFKVSLPLRTNYLYGKIKKTLPELYAFTVCLWLRSSASPGIGTPFSYAVPGQANEIVLIEWGNNPIELLINDKVAQLPLFISDGKWHHICITWTTRDGMWEAFQDGEKLGTGENLAPWHPIKPGGVLILGQEQDTVGGRFDATQAFVGEMSQFNIWDRVLKAEDITNIANCSTNMPGNIIPWVDNNVDVFGGATKWPVETCEERLLDL, encoded by the exons ATGGTTCCCGCCTCGCCGTCCCCTCCGAGCTCGGCGCCCCGCTCCCCCGCCGGGATGTTGGCTGTAGTGGCCGGGCTCTTGCTCGCCGTAGCCGGGCGGGTGTCGGCGGCGGAGCAGGAGAGCCCTCCGGGGAGCCGCTTCGTGTGCACCTCGCTGCCGCTGGACGCGGGCTGCCCGCCGCCCCCGCTGCCCGTGCAGGGCGGCGCGCTGCCCCCCGAGGAGGAGCTGAAAGCCGCGGTGCTGCAGCTGCGGGAGACCGTCCTGCAGCAGAAGGAGACGATCGGGAGCCAGCGGGAGGCGATCCGCGAGCTGACCGGCAAGCTGAGCCGCTGCGAGAGCGCCGACGGCAAATCCTGGAAGAAGGAGCTGGGCAAGGGCAAGGACACCATGGGCGACCTCCCGCGGGACCCCGCGCAGGTCATCGACCAGCTGAGCCGCACCATGCAGACCCTGAAGGACCGGCTGGAGAGCCTGGAG CATCAACTCCGAGCCAATGTGTCATATGCAGCACTGCCTAATGACCTTCGAGAGATACTACAGCGAAGGCTTGGAGACCTGGAACGCCAACTCCTGAGCAAAGTGGCCGAGCTTGAGGATGAAAAGTCTTTACTTCATAATGAGACGTCAGCGCATCGTCAGAAAACAGAGACAGCCCTGAATGCATTGCTAGAAAGAGTGTCTGAATTAGAAAAAG GTAACAGTGCATTTAAGTCACCTGATGAATTCAAAGTCTCTCTTCCTCTTCGTACAAACTACTTATATGGGAAGATCAAGAAGACTCTGCCAGAGCTGTATGCTTTTACTGTATGCTTGTGGTTGAGGTCAAGTGCTTCTCCTGGAATTGGCACTCCGTTCTCATATGCTGTTCCTGGGCAGGCTAATGAAATTGTCCTCATAGAATGGGGGAATAATCCAATTGAACTGTTAATTAATGATAAG gtTGCTCAGCTCCCTCTCTTCATTAGTGATGGAAAATGGCATCATATCTGTATAACATGGACAACCAGAGATGGAATGTGGGAGGCTTTTCAGGATGGAGAGAAGCTTGGTACTGGGGAGAATCTTGCTCCTTGGCACCCAATTAAACCAGGGGGTGTCTTGATCCTGGGTCAGGAACAG GACACAGTAGGAGGAAGATTTGATGCAACTCAAGCCTTCGTTGGGGAGATGAGTCAGTTCAATATATGGGACAGGGTCTTAAAAGCTGAAGACATCACGAATATTGCTAACTGCTCTACCAACATGCCTGGCAACATCATACCCTGGGTTGATAACAACGTTGATGTGTTTGGAGGTGCTACTAAATGGCCTGTGGAGACATGTGAAGAGCGTCTGCTAGATTTATAG